A region from the Manihot esculenta cultivar AM560-2 chromosome 13, M.esculenta_v8, whole genome shotgun sequence genome encodes:
- the LOC110629217 gene encoding uncharacterized protein LOC110629217 codes for MAEITSPNNTSITGLVDPSATGIPSGVSAAMMQPTMTMYTIIFDVYCSYKEAKQIWESIIAKYTAEDIGKRKFIIGKFYKWEMVNDKDIKAQINEYHKLIEDLKSENIPLQEELVAGLLIEKLPTSWSDYRQQLKHKHKQLSLSELITHIIIEDTNKKEIKKTKGKKIAANANLIQDKPHYRNKSAAYRFLVLKSDILDCNTIIETKNVEFFENIFLLRNKVVSNASVSENINESEVDFLTFSDAVSSSNALFWKEAIKVEIDSILQNNTWNLLIYHMEQN; via the exons ATGGCTGAAATTACTTCTCCTAACAATACTTCCATTACTGGACTTGTTGATCCTTCTGCCACTGGTATTCCAAGTGGTGTTTCTGCTGCTATGATGCAACCTACCATGACAAT GTACACTATTATCTTTGATGTTTATTGCTCTTATAAAGAAGCAAAACAAATATGGGAGTCCATAATTGCCAAATATACTGCTGAGGATATCGGCAAACGGAAATTTATTATTGGAAAATTTTACAAATGGGAGATGGTGAATGATAAAGATATAAAGGCACAAATCAATGAATACCACAAATTGATTGAGGACCTGAAATCAGAAAATATACCACTTCAAGAGGAGCTTGTTGCTGGTTTGCTAATTGAAAAATTACCGACTTCATGGAGCGACTACAGGCAGCAACTCAAGCATAAACATAAGCAGTTGTCCCTTTCTGAGCTTATCACTCATATCATCATAGAAGATACAAACAAGAAAGAGATCAAGAAAACTAAAGGAAAAAAGATCGCTGCCAACGCCAACTTAATCCAAGACAAGCCACACTACCGAAACAAAAG TGCTGCATATAGATTTCTTGTGCTCAAAAGTGATATTTTGGATTGTAACACTATTATTGAAACTAAAAATGTTgagttttttgaaaatatttttcttctaaGAAATAAAGTTGTTTCTAATGCATCTGTTAgtgaaaatataaatgaaagtgaagttgattttttaactttttcagACGCAGTTTCTTCTTCTAATGCATTATTTTGGAAAGAAGCTATTAAAGTTGAAATTGATtctattttacaaaataatactTGGAACTTGTTGATCTACCACATGGAGCAAAACTaa
- the LOC122721495 gene encoding uncharacterized protein LOC122721495: protein MIIITWNCHGAASSTFRNAFQEYKRLYHPNIFCLVEPRISGEAADEVCGLLGYENWIRVEAVGFSGGIWLLWSEDGFRIELVVTDPQFITVAINFSTGEKWLFSVVYASPDIYLRRKLWQSLSRENSLSISKWIVAGDFNSVVDSSEQSGYSSSNPPGAQDFSDWIFKHSLIDLGFVGSGFTWQRSGENVPYQAARLDRCFVSTDWRLEYVDAIVEHPPKLHSDHVPIVIKCQGVLAFGVRPFRFLTAWTLHAQFDQVVACSWDPNRSLIHNLSTLKIQLGEWNRTQFGNIFANKRRLLRRLGGVQRDLAESRTRSLVKLEFKLKRRLEEILRQEEMYWFQKSKEEWIANGERNTHFYHLAATIKRKNSVFLL, encoded by the coding sequence atgataattataaCCTGGAATTGTCATGGTGCAGCATCATCTACTTTTCGCAACGCTTTTCAGGAATACAAGAGACTATATCATCCTAACATCTTTTGTTTAGTGGAACCTCGTATTTCTGGAGAAGCGGCTGATGAAGTTTGTGGTTTGTTGGGGTATGAAAATTGGATCCGTGTTGAGGCAGTCGGATTTAGTGGTGGTATTTGGTTGCTTTGGTCAGAAGATGGTTTTCGAATTGAATTAGTTGTTACCGATCCTCAATTCATTACGGTAGCAATTAATTTTTCTACTGGAGAGAAATGGTTGTTTAGTGTAGTTTATGCAAGCCCTGATATTTATTTAAGGAGGAAGCTTTGGCAATCTCTTTCTAGAGAAAATAGTCTATCCATTTCTAAATGGATTGTCGCGGGTGATTTTAATTCTGTAGTGGACTCATCTGAACAAAGTGGATATTCTTCTTCTAATCCTCCAGGAGCTCAGGATTTTTCAGACTGGATTTTCAAGCACTCTCTTATTGATCTGGGGTTTGTTGGGAGTGGTTTCACATGGCAGAGAAGTGGCGAAAATGTCCCCTATCAAGCTGCTCGGTTAGATCGATGTTTTGTATCTACTGATTGGAGACTGGAATATGTTGATGCTATTGTTGAACATCCACCTAAATTGCATTCAGATCATGTCCCAATAGTGATTAAATGTCAAGGGGTTCTAGCTTTTGGAGTTCGTCCTTTTCGGTTTTTAACAGCTTGGACACTACATGCTCAGTTTGATCAAGTAGTTGCATGCTCTTGGGATCCAAATCGTTCCCTAATTCATAATCTGAGCACATTAAAAATTCAGCTTGGAGAGTGGAATAGGACTCAGTTCGGTAATATCTTTGCTAACAAGAGAAGGCTTTTACGCAGGTTAGGTGGTGTTCAGAGAGATCTTGCTGAAAGCCGGACAAGGAGCCTTGTAAAGcttgaatttaaattgaaacGCAGATTGGAAGAGATTCTACGCCAAGAGGAGATGTACTGGTTTCAGAAATCAAAAGAGGAATGGATAGCGAACGGCGAACGGAATACTCATTTCTATCATCTAGCAGCTACTATCAAACGGAAAAATTCTGTATTTCTGCTTTAA
- the LOC122721459 gene encoding uncharacterized protein LOC122721459 — MKENCPSIKPMQVNQPYSVNQQGAVVGHELNRETYKMPESLPVNPAATEDFGDWMLVRRDRRRDNRQSIRPGPKRVDRDEVRRVVADGSTGNRFDSLLNLEDEVIPEEQNNGSLGTQEIHMAVHDERPSNRANNVVSRGGGIQRGSRGGRGLFRGGRGGQAVANNANVEIIPSSTTTSREVRPNTRIGLSRKAAAEVEHTVVVGNGKERVESWVVSSEDQVGLSVLNHVPPNPPGFRNPSFPHPSSPNIVPGQKTVNGSEDDVTLIVAGTILNELNKATSASLVAPLEHQQRM, encoded by the coding sequence ATGAAGGAAAATTGTCCTAGTATAAAACCAATGCAGGTTAATCAGCCTTATTCTGTTAATCAGCAAGGTGCTGTTGTTGGTCATGAGCTGAACCGTGAGACTTACAAAATGCCTGAGAGTTTGCCTGTCAATCCCGCTGCTACTGAGGATTTTGGGGATTGGATGTTGGTTCGGAGGGATCGACGTAGGGATAATCGTCAAAGTATCAGGCCTGGGCCTAAGAGAGTTGACAGAGATGAGGTTCGAAGGGTAGTTGCAGATGGGTCTACGGGAAATCGTTTTGACTCTTTACTTAATTTAGAGGATGAGGTCATACCAGAGGAGCAGAATAATGGTAGTTTGGGCACTCAGGAGATTCACATGGCTGTCCATGATGAGCGTCCTAGCAACCGGGCAAATAATGTAGTATCTAGGGGAGGTGGAATCCAGAGAGGGAGTCGTGGTGGTAGAGGGCTGTTTCGTGGAGGACGAGGAGGTCAGGCTGTGGCTAATAATGCTAATGTCGAGATAATTCCATCCTCTACTACGACTTCTAGGGAAGTACGACCTAATACTAGAATTGGATTATCAAGGAAAGCAGCGGCAGAGGTTGAGCATACTGTAGTTGTTGGTAATGGGAAGGAGAGGGTAGAATCTTGGGTTGTTTCTTCTGAAGATCAGGTGGGGTTGAGTGTCTTGAATCATGTGCCTCCAAATCCACCAGGTTTTCGTAACCCATCTTTCCCTCATCCGTCTAGCCCGAATATTGTCCCTGGACAGAAGACAGTCAATGGGAGTGAGGATGATGTCACGTTGATTGTGGCTGGGACAATTTTGAATGAGTTGAATAAGGCGACTTCTGCTAGTTTGGTTGCTCCTTTGGAGCACCAACAGCGTATGTGA
- the LOC110629989 gene encoding thioredoxin-like protein YLS8 has translation MSYLLPHLHSGWAVDQAILAEEERLVVIRFGHDWDETCMQMDEVLASVAETIKNFAVIYLVDITEVPDFNTMYELYDPSTVMFFFRNKHIMIDLGTGNNNKINWALKDKQEFIDIIETVYRGARKGRGLVIAPKDYSTKYRY, from the exons ATGTCGTACCTGCTTCCACATTTGCACTCAGGATGGGCAGTAGATCAGGCAATCTTGGCGGAGGAAGAGCGCCTCGTCGTCATCCGATTCGGCCACGACTGGGACGAGACTTGCATGCAG ATGGATGAAGTGCTCGCATCAGTTGCTGAGACAATAAAGAACTTTGCTGTCATATACCTTGTGGACATCACAGAGGTTCCTGATTTCAACACAATGTATGAGTTGTACGATCCATCCACTGTCATGTTTTTCTTCAGAAACAAGCATATTATGATCGATCTTGGAACTGGAAATAACAACAAAATCAATTGGGCCCTCAAGGACAAGCAGGAGTTCATAGACATTATTGAGACAGTCTACCGTGGGGCAAGGAAGGGTCGTGGTTTGGTTATTGCTCCAAAAGATTACTCCACTAAGTACCGCTACTAA
- the LOC110629988 gene encoding chaperone protein dnaJ C76, chloroplastic: protein MSAAILPSSYSPSASILPSSYSPSASILPNKFTSKPFTSFPANSKKLRRSSATCRRPPAAVSSSITDFDLYDLLGIDSSSDQSHIKTAYRTLQKRCHPDIAGPTGHDMAIILNEVYSVLSDPNSRAAYDKEQAKIAELRGYTGKPIYSVWFGSKSEERAVFVDEVKCVGCLKCALFAENTFAIESVYGRARVVAQWADPEHKIQAAIDTCPVDCISMVERSELAALEFLMSKQPRGNVRVGAGNSVGARVSNIFVDVKKFQTRVVDARNRADAESSKETDLQREARISAIQTIRSISNWLYWQSPKSGPPSKHHQNFPQIAQNVIEPNINKLRAAAAARKHATQSTISACRAPSNYLYHDEYWIPSAAALPASASKTGSSAISEASTHIEEPKDLDEKDYRTGDNQRTPLRWGVPMVTATIAAIIVRDQAVVSLNEHIGGALALEIVNSSWLHSMLAGMTWYIIGLGMIELVEAIRKKS, encoded by the exons ATGTCTGCTGCAATCCTTCCATCTTCGTACTCACCTTCTGCTTCAATCCTTCCATCTTCGTACTCACCTTCTGCTTCAATCCTACCTAATAAATTCACTTCGAAACCATTCACTTCCTTCCCTGCGAATTCTAAGAAACTGCGTCGCAGCTCTGCGACATGTCGTAGACCTCCTGCTGCTGTTTCTTCTTCAATCACAGATTTCGATCTCTATGATCTTCTGGGCATCGATAGCTCCTCCGATCAATCGCATATCAAAACTGCATATCGTACACTACAGAAGCGGTGCCACCCAGACATCGCCGGCCCTACAGGACATGACATGGCTATCATTCTTAACGAAGTTTACTCTGTCCTATCTGATCCAAATTCGCGTGCGGCTTACGACAAG GAACAGGCAAAGATTGCAGAACTACGCGGGTATACTGGGAAACCCATTTATTCAGTGTGGTTTGGATCGAAAAGCGAAGAAAGAGCAGTTTTTGTGGATGAGGTGAAGTGTGTTGGTTGCTTGAAATGTGCATTATTTGCAGAGAACACCTTCGCCATTGAATCTGTTTATGGAAGAGCAAGAGTTGTTGCACAGTGGGCTGATCCTGAGCACAAAATTCAAGCTGCCATTGATACATGTCCAGTTGATTGTATCTC GATGGTGGAAAGGTCAGAGTTAGCAGCACTAGAGTTCCTAATGTCCAAGCAACCAAGAGGTAACGTGCGAGTTGGTGCAGGCAACTCAGTGGGAGCACGCGTCTCAAACATATTTGTTGATGTGAAAAAGTTCCAAACCAGAGTTGTTGATGCCAGGAACAGGGCAGATGCCGAAAGCTCAAAG GAAACAGATCTCCAAAGAGAAGCAAGAATATCAGCTATTCAAACAATCAGATCAATCTCAAATTGGTTATATTGGCAATCGCCAAAATCAGGACCCCCATCAAAGCATCACCAAAATTTCCCACAGATTGCCCAAAATGTGATCGAACCAAACATTAACAAGCTCCGGGCAGCCGCTGCAGCCAGAAAGCATGCAACCCAAAGCACAATATCTGCTTGTCGAGCACCATCTAATTACCTATATCATGACGAGTACTGGATTCCATCAGCCGCAGCACTTCCTGCCTCAGCCAGTAAGACCGGCTCTAGTGCTATCTCAGAGGCTTCGACACATATTGAAGAGCCAAAAGATCTTGATGAGAAAGATTATAGGACAGGAGATAACCAGAGGACTCCCCTAAGATGGGGAGTTCCAATGGTGACTGCGACAATTGCAGCAATCATAGTAAGAGACCAAGCTGTTGTCAGTTTGAATGAACATATAGGTGGTGCTTTGGCATTGGAGATTGTTAATAGCTCTTGGTTACACTCTATGTTAGCAGGGATGACATGGTACATCATTGGTTTGGGAATGATAGAGCTAGTAGAAGCCATTAGGAAAAAGTcataa